In the Primulina tabacum isolate GXHZ01 chromosome 7, ASM2559414v2, whole genome shotgun sequence genome, TCCGGACAACACCTTCACCTTCAGCTTCGTTAACGTTCCCGCCTCCACCACCACCGTCGCTGCCATTGCATACGGGAGTATAGCCATCTGGACAGGGGGTGGTCCCTCCGTTTCCCTAAATTCCTCCGCCATCCTCCGGCTCTTGCCCTCGGGAGATCTCCAGCTCCTACCATCCTCGACATCCAGCACTCCCGTCTGGTCATCCGACACCGCTGACCTCGGCGTCGTCTCCGCGGCCCTGGAAGATTCGGGGAACTTTGTGCTTAAGAATTCCGCTGGAGCAGTTGTGTGGTCAACCTTTGAACACCCGGTTGACACCATTGTTCCCACTCAAGAGTTGAATGTCAATCAGACTCTTTTATTTGGGATATATTCTTTTAAGTTGCTGGAAAATGGGAACTTGACGCTTTCTTGGAATAATAGTATTGAGTACTATAACTCAGGATTGAATACTACTCTGAATTCAAATATAACAAAACCCGTTCTTAGTATTCAGCCCATTGGAATTGTCACACTTTCAGATCCCTCGCTTTCTACTCCACTGGACCTGGCTTACGCCAGTGATTATGCCGAGGAAGGTGATATTTTGTGGTTTCTTAAATTGGATAACGATGGAAATTTGAGGCTTTATAGTTTTGCCCGAGGTAGTGGAACTTCAACTATGAGGTGGGCTGCGGTGAGTGATCAGTGTCAAGTTTTTGGATTCTGTGGAGATATGGGGATATGCAGCTACAATGATTCATCCCCTATATGTGGTTGCCCTTCACAGAATTTTTACTTAATTGATCAAATGGATAGCAGGAAAGGGTGCGAGAGAAAGGTGGGGCTCAAAGATTGCCAAGGGAACGAAACTATGTTAGAGTTGGATCATTCTAAGTTCTTGACTTTCCCTCCTGAACTGTCATCTCAGGTGTTCTATTTGGGGCTTGATCCTTGTAGGCTGAATTGTCTCGTTGGACCTTGCACAGTTTCCACATCCTTATCCGATGGATCAGGTATTTGTCTCTTGAAGTCAAGTGATTTTGTTAGCGGCTACCAATCTCCTGCAATTCCAAGCACATCATTTGTGAAGGTTTGTGGACCGGTGATACCGAATCCCTCCATGGCTTCTGCTAGTGGTGAGAAATGTAAGACATGGAAGTTAACCGCTTGGATTGTGGTGCTGGTGGTGGCGGTGACTATTCTTGGTTTGATAATTGTGGAGGGTGGTTTATGGTGGTTGTTCTTTAGATATAGTCCCAAGTTCAGGGAATTGTCCTCGCAATACGCTCTTCTTGAATACGCATCTGGTGCACCAGTGCAATTCTCATACAAGGAACTTAATACGGCGACCAAGGGCTTTAAAGAGAAGCTTGGAGCTGGTGGATTTGGAGCTGTGTATAGAGGGGTTCTTGTTAATAGAACTGTTGTGGCAGTCAAGCAGTTGGAGGGGATCGAGCAAGGTGAGAAACAGTTTAGAATGGAGGTGGCGACGATTAGTAGCACCCACCATTTGAATCTGATGAGATTGATAGGATTCTGCTCAGAAGGGCGGCACAGGCTATTAGTATATGAGTTTATGAGAAACAGTTCTTTAGACAACTTCCTTTTTACATCTGAGGAGCAATCTGGGAAGCATTTGAACTGGGAATATCGGTATAATATTGCACTAGGAACCGCTAAGGGAATCACATATCTTCATGAAGAGTGCAGAGACTGCATTGTTCATTGTGATATAAAACCAGAGAATATTCTACTCGATGAGAACTACAATGCCAAAGTCTCGGACTTCGGTCTTGCAAAACTCATCAATGCAAAGGATCACCGGTATAGGACCTTGACTAGTGTGAGGGGAACTAGAGGTTACTTGGCTCCCGAATGGCTTGCAAATCTTTCCATGACTTCGAAATCCGACGTTTATAGCTATGGACTGGTGTTGTTAGAAATCGTGAGTGGGAGAAGAAACTTTGACGTCTCTGAAGAGACCCACCGCAAGAAGTTTTCATTATGGGCTTACGAGGCATATGAGAAGGGAAATTTCACCGAAATCGTTGATGACAGGCTGTTCGGCCATGAGATGAACATGGAGCAGGTTCTGAGGGCAATTGAGGTTAGCTTTTGGTGTATCCAAGAGCAACCATCTCAAAGACCGATCATGGGTAAAGTGGTTCAAATGTTAGAGGGAATCGTGGAAATTGATCGGCCACCGGCTCCTAAGGCCATAAAGGAAGGGTCCAGTCCATTGCTGGTCATGGTGTAACTGGTACCTGTAGCATCAGTGGTACATTAACTTTTGCAGCTTCGATGCCAGTTCCATCTTCATCGTCATCTCATAAAACAGCTCGAATTCCTTCGCCTGTCTTCGGAAAGCATGGGAATCTTGCATCATCTTCATTGTTAAACTCTGAGTGAGAGACAAGGTGAGGACTCTCCAAATATATTGTTATTTGCCTACAGGAGTTGGAATATCAGATAAGGAAGAAAAAAACACATTACTCGGTTACGTGTATGTTATGGACTGAAAAAGCATTTTGGTTGCAAGAAATTTCGATTAAATAGGAAATTGATACATGAACTTTTATTAATTGATCATAATTTTCCACAAAATTtaactaaaatacatatttttttttactttttatcatttatatttagattttatttaaaattatgtaTATTTAGATAATATACTATcccacaataaaaataatatgtaaataattttatataactAAATTGATAAATATAGAAAGTAAATTAGATATCTTTATTTGGTAAGATTTTTATTTATGCATACTATCTAATGAAAATttcaagtaaaaaaaaatgtgattgacttgaaaattgatttaaaaattataataaaataaaaaatatctaatTTGCTTTCTATATTTATCAATTTagtcatttaaaattattaacatatatatatacagccATCTGCAATTATGTATATATTTCATTTGTTCATACTTTGCAAATTTCTTATTATgtctttttttaataaaattttcaaataaataataatgatgattaaaaaaattaaaattttagttaagtgaaaattaaattaaatgaaaatttaaGTAAAAAAATGGTTGACTTGAAAATTGATATAATTTTAACTATAGACAATATATTTTCTATATTGatcaattttgttattttaaaagtatttaCATTACAATACATTTTTGTGATAAGTAGTAAAAACAGGTTTTATAGCTAAATTttatatgtataaaaaaatagaaatttgatttcattattattatatcaGTTGAGCTATTGAGTTTCAAGAAAGAGAAATACATTATGTAACTAACGAATAGGACgttctcacaaatctttatatgtgacaATGgttaaccctatcgatattcacaataaaaaataatattctcagcataaaaaataatactttttcatggttgactcaaataagatattcatctcACAAGATACGATCCGTaaaaccgtttcacacaagtttttatcgtAACTAATATACTATCTCACAAATTTAATGTTCGTTGGCCTGTCTAATTTCAATTTAATTACTTCTCTAAATATTTAGTATATCTGAagttaaaaatatgaaattattttttaaactaattaaataaagataaaataaaaaaattaaaaaatatttgtattaaaaaccattaatatttatattttagggGAGCATATTCTGGAAGTGGAGACTTTGAAAAACGAGGATGACTTGGGAAAAATTGCTTACataattattaaacaaaatagtAATAAacgtattattttattttttcacaaaatataaaATGGTGCAGTACCTTTCGATAAGCAGGAAGTCAAAAGTCTCCCTCCGGCAACACCCGTCGCCATTGCCGACGACCACAAGAACAATATCTGTCTTGCTAGCATTTTCTTCCCTCGGGATGTTGTCTTTGCTGTTTGGATGCTGCAAAAAGTGGATAAACCTAACGTTGATAATCCCGATTTTCATCCTTGTCTTGCTTGCCGGCCCTACCACCGCTGCAGACATTCCTTTGGGCTCCACTCTCTACGCTTCCGACCCCAAATCCAAATGGGTATCTCCGGACAACACCTTCACCTTTAGCTTCGTTAACGTTCCCGCCTCCACCACCACCGTCGCCGCCATTGCATACGGAAGTATAGCCATCTGGACAGTGGGTGGTCCTACCGTTTCCCTAAATTCCTCCGCCATCATCCGGCTCTTGCCCTCGGGAGACCTCCAGCTCCTACCATCCTCGACATCCAGCACTCCCGTCTGGTCATCCGACACCGCTGACCTCGGCGTCGTCTCCGCGGCCCTGGAAGATTCGGGGAACTTCGTGCTTAAGAATTCCGCTGGAGCAGTTGTGTGGTCAACCTTTGAACACCCGGTTGACACCATTGTTCCCACTCAAGAGTTGAATGCCGATCAGACTCTGGTATCTGGCATATATTCTTTCAAGATGCGGGAAAATGGGAACTTGACGCTTTCTTGGAACAAGACTATCGAGTACTATAACTCAGGGTTGAATTCTACTATGAACTCAAATTTGACAAAACCCGTTCTTAGTATTCTGTCCATTGGAATTGTTACACTTTCAGATCCATCTCTTTCCGCTCCGTTGGACTTGGCTTACGCCAGTGATTACGCCCAGGAAGGTGATATTTTTAGGTTTCTGAAATTGGATAATGATGGAAATTTGAGGATTTATAGTTCTGCCCGAGGTAGTGGAACTTCAACTATGAGATGGGCTGCTGTGAGTGATCAGTGTCAGGTTTTTGGATTCTGCGGAAATATGGGGATAT is a window encoding:
- the LOC142551719 gene encoding LOW QUALITY PROTEIN: G-type lectin S-receptor-like serine/threonine-protein kinase At1g34300 (The sequence of the model RefSeq protein was modified relative to this genomic sequence to represent the inferred CDS: deleted 2 bases in 1 codon), encoding MPIIIFILVLIAGPATAADIPLGSTLYASNPNSKWVSPDNTFTFSFVNVPASTTTVAAIAYGSIAIWTGGGPSVSLNSSAILRLLPSGDLQLLPSSTSSTPVWSSDTADLGVVSAALEDSGNFVLKNSAGAVVWSTFEHPVDTIVPTQELNVNQTLLFGIYSFKLLENGNLTLSWNNSIEYYNSGLNTTLNSNITKPVLSIQPIGIVTLSDPSLSTPLDLAYASDYAEEGDILWFLKLDNDGNLRLYSFARGSGTSTMRWAAVSDQCQVFGFCGDMGICSYNDSSPICGCPSQNFYLIDQMDSRKGCERKVGLKDCQGNETMLELDHSKFLTFPPELSSQVFYLGLDPCRLNCLVGPCTVSTSLSDGSGICLLKSSDFVSGYQSPAIPSTSFVKVCGPVIPNPSMASASGEKCKTWKLTAWIVVLVVAVTILGLIIVEGGLWWLFFRYSPKFRELSSQYALLEYASGAPVQFSYKELNTATKGFKEKLGAGGFGAVYRGVLVNRTVVAVKQLEGIEQGEKQFRMEVATISSTHHLNLMRLIGFCSEGRHRLLVYEFMRNSSLDNFLFTSEEQSGKHLNWEYRYNIALGTAKGITYLHEECRDCIVHCDIKPENILLDENYNAKVSDFGLAKLINAKDHRYRTLTSVRGTRGYLAPEWLANLSMTSKSDVYSYGLVLLEIVSGRRNFDVSEETHRKKFSLWAYEAYEKGNFTEIVDDRLFGHEMNMEQVLRAIEVSFWCIQEQPSQRPIMGKVVQMLEGIVEIDRPPAPKAIKEGQSIAGHGVTGTCSISGTLTFAASMPVPSSSSSHKTARIPSPVFGKHGNLASSSLLNSE